One segment of Lutra lutra chromosome 12, mLutLut1.2, whole genome shotgun sequence DNA contains the following:
- the LOC125082412 gene encoding adipogenesis regulatory factor-like, which yields MASKGLQDLKQQVQGAAQEAVAAAGASAQQVVDQATEAGQKAMDLVAKSTQETIDKTANQASETFSGLGKKLGFMS from the coding sequence ATGGCCAGCAAGGGCTTGCAGGACCTGAAGCAGCAAGTGCAGGGGGCGGCCCAGGAAGCGGTGGCTGCGGCAGGAGCATCGGCCCAGCAAGTGGTGGATCAGGCCACAGAAGCAGGGCAGAAAGCCATGGACCTGGTGGCCAAGTCCACCCAGGAAACTATCGACAAGACTGCTAACCAGGCCTCTGAGACTTTTTcaggtttggggaaaaaattaggCTTCATGTCATAA
- the MBD1 gene encoding methyl-CpG-binding domain protein 1 isoform X25 produces MAEDWLECPALGPGWKRREVFRKSGATCGRSDTYYQSPTGDRIRSKVELTRYLGPACDLTLFDFKQGILCYPAPKPQSLPVPSRKRKKPSRPAKTRKRQVGPQKGEVRKEAPGDETKADADTAPASLPAPGCCENCGISFSGDGTRRQRLKTLCKDCRAQRIAFNREQRMFKRVGCGECAACRVTEDCGACSTCLLQLPHDVASGLFCKCERRRCLRIVERSRGCGVCRGCQTREDCGRCRVCLRPPRPGLRRQWRCVQRRCLRHLAHRLRRHHQRCQRRPPLAVAPPAGKRSRRRGGCDSKMAARRRPPRTQPLPPVPPSQPPASPELHPRALAPSPPAEFIYYCVDEDELQPYTNRRQNRKCGACAACLRRMDCGRCDFCCDKPKFGGSNQKRQKCRWRQCLQFAMKRLLPSVWAGSEDGAGPPPPYSRRKRPGSTRRPRLGQILKTLTTPTVRSGRAQTPMKQETGSGFVLPPPGTDLVFLREGASSPVQVPGPATASTEALLQEAQCPGLSWVVALPQVKQEKVDAQEEWTPGTAILTSPVLLSGCPSKAVDAGLPPVKQEPLDPEEDKEEESKDDSASDLAPEEEAGGAGTPVAT; encoded by the exons ATGGCTGAGGACTGGCTGGAGTGCCCAGCCTTGGGCCCTGGCTGGAAACGCCGTGAGGTCTTTCGAAAGTCAGGTGCCACCTGTGGACGCTCAGACACCTATTACCAGAG CCCCACAGGAGACAGGATCCGAAGCAAAGTTGAGCTGACCCGATACCTGGGCCCTGCGTGCGACCTCACCCTCTTCGACTTCAAACAAGGCATTCTGTGTTATCCAGCCCCCAAG CCCCAGTCCTTACCTGTCCCTAGCAGGAAGCGGAAGAAACCTTCACGGCCAGCCAAGACTCGGAAACGTCAGGTTGGACCCCAGAAGGGTGAGGTCAGGAAGGAGGCCCCAGGGGATGAGACCAAGGCTGATGCTGACACAGCCCCAGCTTCACTGCCTGCTCCTGG GTGCTGTGAGAACTGTGGAATCAGCTTCTCAGGGGATGGTACCCGAAGACAGCGGCTCAAGACATTATGCAAGGACTGCAGAG cACAGAGAATTGCTTTCAACCGGGAGCAAAGGATGTTTAAG CGTGTGGGCTGCGGGGAGTGCGCAGCCTGCCGGGTAACCGAGGACTGCGGGGCCTGCTCCACATGCCTTCTGCAGTTGCCCCATGATGTGGCCTCGGGGCTGTTCTGCAAATGTGAGCGGAGACGGTGCCTCCGGATTGTGGAAAGG AGCCGAGGGTGTGGAGTGTGCAGGGGCTGTCAGACCCGCGAGGACTGTGGCCGTTGTCGAGTTTGCCTTCGCCCTCCCCGCCCTGGTCTCAGGCGCCAATGGAGGTGTGTCCAGCGGCGCTGCTTACGG CACCTTGCCCACCGTCTCCGTCGCCACCATCAGCGATGTCAACGACGCCCTCCCCTagctgtggctccccctgct GGTAAACGTAGCCGCCGCAGAGGAGGCTGTGACTCCAAGATGGCTGCCCGGCGGCGCCCCCCCCGGACCCAGCCACTGCCTCCAGTTCCCCCATCACAGCCTCCAGCGTCTCCAGAGCTG caccccagagccctggcccccTCGCCACCTGCCGAATTCATCTATTACTGTGTAGACGAGGACGAGCTA CAGCCTTACACGAACCGTCGGCAGAACCGTAAGTGTGGGGCCTGTGCAGCTTGCCTGCGCCGGATGGACTGTGGTCGCTGTGACTTCTGCTGTGACAAGCCGAAATTTGGGGGCAGCAATCAGAAGCGCCAGAAGTGTCGTTGGCGCCAGTGCCTGCAGTTTGCCAtg AAGCGGCTGCTGCCTAGTGTCTGGGCAGGATCTGAGGATGGAGCAGGGCCGCCCCCACCGTACTCTCGTCGAAAGAGACCTGGCTCTACTCGACGGCCCCGTCTGGGCCAGATACTGAAGACCTTGACCACACCCACAGTCAGATCAGGCCGTGCCCAAACTCCAATGAAACAGGAAACGGGCAGTGGCTTTGTGCTACCCCCACCTGGCACTGACCTTGTGTTCTTACGGGAAGGTGCAAGCAGTCCTGTGCAGGTGCCTGGCCCTGCTACAGCTTCCACAGAAGCCCTCTTGCAG GAGGCCCAGTGCCCAGGCCTGAGTTGGGTTGTGGCCTTACCCCAGGTGAAGCAAGAGAAGGTGGATGCCCAGGAAGAATGGACACCGGGCACAGCCATCCTGACTTCTCCTGTATTGCTGTCTGGCTGCCCCAGCAAG
- the CXXC1 gene encoding CXXC-type zinc finger protein 1 isoform X1 translates to MEGDGSDPEPPDAGEDSKSENGENAPIYCICRKPDINCFMIGCDNCNEWFHGDCIRITEKMAKAIREWYCRECREKDPKLEIRYRHKKSRERDSNERDGSEPRDEGGGRKRPAPDPDLQRRAGSGTGVGAMLARGSASPHKSSPQPLVATPSQHHQQQQQIKRSARMCGECEACRRTEDCGHCDFCRDMKKFGGPNKIRQKCRLRQCQLRARESYKYFPSSLSPVTPSESLPRPRRPLPTQQQPQPSQKLGRIREDEGAVASSAVKEPPEATATPEPLSDEDLPLDPDLYQDFCAGAFDDHGLPWMSDTEESPFLDPALRKRAVKVKHVKRREKKSEKKKEERYKRHRQKQKHKDKWKHPERADAKDPASLPQCLGPGCVRPAQPGSKYCSDDCGMKLAANRIYEILPQRIQQWQQSPCIAEEHGKKLLERIRREQQSARTRLQEMERRFHELEAIILRAKQQAVREDEESNEGDSDDTDLQIFCVSCGHPINPRVALRHMERCYAKYESQTSFGSMYPTRIEGATRLFCDVYNPQSKTYCKRLQVLCPEHSRDPKVPADEVCGCPLVRDVFELTGDFCRLPKRQCNRHYCWEKLRRAEVDLERVRVWYKLDELFEQERNVRTAMTNRAGLLALMLHQTIQHDPLTTDLRSSADR, encoded by the exons ATG GAGGGTGATGGTTCAGACCCGGAGCCTCCAGATGCTGGGGAGGACAGCAAGTCGGAGAATGGGGAGAATGCGCCCATCTACTGCATCTGCCGTAAACCAGACATCAACTGCTTCATGAT CGGGTGTGACAACTGCAATGAGTGGTTCCATGGGGACTGCATCCGGATCACTGAGAAGATGGCCAAGGCCATCCGGGAGTGGTACTGTCGGGAGTGCCGAG AGAAAGACCCCAAGCTGGAAATCCGTTATCGGCACAAGAAGTCACGGGAGCGGGACAGCAATGAGCGAGACGGCAGTGAGCCCCGGGATGAGGGTGGAGGGCGCAAGAGGCCTGCCCCGGATCCAGACCTGCAGCGTCGGGCGGGGTCAGGGACAGGGGTTGGGGCGATGCTTGCTCGGGGCTCTGCTTCGCCCCACAAATCCTCTCCACAGCCCTTGGTGGCCACACCCAGCCAG catcaccagcagcagcagcagatcaAACGGTCAGCCCGCATGTGTGGCGAGTGCGAGGCCTGCCGGCGCACTGAGGACTGTGGCCACTGCGACTTCTGTCGGGACATGAAGAAGTTTGGGGGCCCCAACAAGATCCGGCAGAAGTGCCGGCTGCGTCAGTGCCAGCTGCGGGCCCGG GAATCGTACAAGTACTTCCCTTCCTCG CTCTCGCCAGTGACGCCCTCAGAGTCCCTGCCGAGGCCTCGCAGGCCACTGCCCacccagcagcagccacagccatCACAGAAGCTGGGGCGCATCCGTGAGGACGAGGGGGCAGTGGCATCATCAGCAGTCAAGGAGCCACCTGAGGCTACGGCCACACCTGAGCCACTCTCAGATGAGGACCTGCCGCTGGACCCTGACCTCTACCAGGACTTCTGTGCGGGGGCCTTTGATGACCATGGCCTG CCCTGGATGAGTGACACAGAGGAGTCTCCATTCCTGGACCCTGCGCTGCGGAAGAGGGCAGTTAAAGTGAAGCATGTAAAGCGTCGGGAGAAGAAATCCGAGAAGAAG aaggaagagagataCAAGCGGCATCGGCAGAAACAGAAGCACAAGGACAAATGGAAACACCCAGAGCGTGCCGATGCCAAGGACCCTGCATCACTACCACAGTGCCTGGGACCTGGCTGTGTGCGCCCTGCCCAGCCTGGCTCCAAGTATTGCTCCGATGACTGTGGCATGAAGCTGGCAGCCAA CCGCATCTATGAGATCCTCCCCCAGCGCATCCAGCAGTGGCAGCAGAGTCCCTGTATTGCTGAGGAGCACGGGAAGAAGCTGCTCGAACGTATTCGCCGTGAGCAGCAGAGCGCCCGCACCCGCCTTCAGGAAATGGAACGCCGATTCCATGAGCTCGAGGCCATCATTCTTCGTGCCAAGCAGCAGGCTGTCCGTGAGGATGAGGAG AGCAATGAGGGTGACAGTGATGACACAGACCTGCAGATCTTCTGCGTGTCCTGCGGGCACCCTATCAACCCACGTGTTGCCTTGCGCCACATGGAGCGCTGCTACGCCAAG TATGAGAGCCAGACGTCCTTTGGGTCCATGTACCCCACACGCATTGAGGG AGCTACACGACTCTTCTGTGATGTCTACAATCCTCAGAGCAAGACCTATTGTAAGCGGCTCCAGGTGCTGTGCCCTGAGCACTCACGGGACCCCAAA GTGCCAGCAGATGAGGTATGTGGGTGCCCTCTTGTACGTGATGTCTTTGAGCTCACGGGTGACTTCTGCCGCCTGCCCAAACGCCAGTGTAACCGCCATTACTGCTGGGAGAAGTTGCGGCGTGCTGAAGTGGACCTGGAGCGTGTGCGCGTG TGGTACAAGCTGGATGAGCTGTTTGAGCAGGAGCGAAATGTACGCACAGCCATGACTAACCGGGCAGGATTATTGGCCCTGATGCTGCACCAAACGATCCAACATGACCCGCTCACTACCGACCTGCGCTCCAGTGCTGACCGCTGA
- the CXXC1 gene encoding CXXC-type zinc finger protein 1 isoform X2, whose protein sequence is MEGDGSDPEPPDAGEDSKSENGENAPIYCICRKPDINCFMIGCDNCNEWFHGDCIRITEKMAKAIREWYCRECREKDPKLEIRYRHKKSRERDSNERDGSEPRDEGGGRKRPAPDPDLQRRAGSGTGVGAMLARGSASPHKSSPQPLVATPSQHHQQQQQIKRSARMCGECEACRRTEDCGHCDFCRDMKKFGGPNKIRQKCRLRQCQLRARLSPVTPSESLPRPRRPLPTQQQPQPSQKLGRIREDEGAVASSAVKEPPEATATPEPLSDEDLPLDPDLYQDFCAGAFDDHGLPWMSDTEESPFLDPALRKRAVKVKHVKRREKKSEKKKEERYKRHRQKQKHKDKWKHPERADAKDPASLPQCLGPGCVRPAQPGSKYCSDDCGMKLAANRIYEILPQRIQQWQQSPCIAEEHGKKLLERIRREQQSARTRLQEMERRFHELEAIILRAKQQAVREDEESNEGDSDDTDLQIFCVSCGHPINPRVALRHMERCYAKYESQTSFGSMYPTRIEGATRLFCDVYNPQSKTYCKRLQVLCPEHSRDPKVPADEVCGCPLVRDVFELTGDFCRLPKRQCNRHYCWEKLRRAEVDLERVRVWYKLDELFEQERNVRTAMTNRAGLLALMLHQTIQHDPLTTDLRSSADR, encoded by the exons ATG GAGGGTGATGGTTCAGACCCGGAGCCTCCAGATGCTGGGGAGGACAGCAAGTCGGAGAATGGGGAGAATGCGCCCATCTACTGCATCTGCCGTAAACCAGACATCAACTGCTTCATGAT CGGGTGTGACAACTGCAATGAGTGGTTCCATGGGGACTGCATCCGGATCACTGAGAAGATGGCCAAGGCCATCCGGGAGTGGTACTGTCGGGAGTGCCGAG AGAAAGACCCCAAGCTGGAAATCCGTTATCGGCACAAGAAGTCACGGGAGCGGGACAGCAATGAGCGAGACGGCAGTGAGCCCCGGGATGAGGGTGGAGGGCGCAAGAGGCCTGCCCCGGATCCAGACCTGCAGCGTCGGGCGGGGTCAGGGACAGGGGTTGGGGCGATGCTTGCTCGGGGCTCTGCTTCGCCCCACAAATCCTCTCCACAGCCCTTGGTGGCCACACCCAGCCAG catcaccagcagcagcagcagatcaAACGGTCAGCCCGCATGTGTGGCGAGTGCGAGGCCTGCCGGCGCACTGAGGACTGTGGCCACTGCGACTTCTGTCGGGACATGAAGAAGTTTGGGGGCCCCAACAAGATCCGGCAGAAGTGCCGGCTGCGTCAGTGCCAGCTGCGGGCCCGG CTCTCGCCAGTGACGCCCTCAGAGTCCCTGCCGAGGCCTCGCAGGCCACTGCCCacccagcagcagccacagccatCACAGAAGCTGGGGCGCATCCGTGAGGACGAGGGGGCAGTGGCATCATCAGCAGTCAAGGAGCCACCTGAGGCTACGGCCACACCTGAGCCACTCTCAGATGAGGACCTGCCGCTGGACCCTGACCTCTACCAGGACTTCTGTGCGGGGGCCTTTGATGACCATGGCCTG CCCTGGATGAGTGACACAGAGGAGTCTCCATTCCTGGACCCTGCGCTGCGGAAGAGGGCAGTTAAAGTGAAGCATGTAAAGCGTCGGGAGAAGAAATCCGAGAAGAAG aaggaagagagataCAAGCGGCATCGGCAGAAACAGAAGCACAAGGACAAATGGAAACACCCAGAGCGTGCCGATGCCAAGGACCCTGCATCACTACCACAGTGCCTGGGACCTGGCTGTGTGCGCCCTGCCCAGCCTGGCTCCAAGTATTGCTCCGATGACTGTGGCATGAAGCTGGCAGCCAA CCGCATCTATGAGATCCTCCCCCAGCGCATCCAGCAGTGGCAGCAGAGTCCCTGTATTGCTGAGGAGCACGGGAAGAAGCTGCTCGAACGTATTCGCCGTGAGCAGCAGAGCGCCCGCACCCGCCTTCAGGAAATGGAACGCCGATTCCATGAGCTCGAGGCCATCATTCTTCGTGCCAAGCAGCAGGCTGTCCGTGAGGATGAGGAG AGCAATGAGGGTGACAGTGATGACACAGACCTGCAGATCTTCTGCGTGTCCTGCGGGCACCCTATCAACCCACGTGTTGCCTTGCGCCACATGGAGCGCTGCTACGCCAAG TATGAGAGCCAGACGTCCTTTGGGTCCATGTACCCCACACGCATTGAGGG AGCTACACGACTCTTCTGTGATGTCTACAATCCTCAGAGCAAGACCTATTGTAAGCGGCTCCAGGTGCTGTGCCCTGAGCACTCACGGGACCCCAAA GTGCCAGCAGATGAGGTATGTGGGTGCCCTCTTGTACGTGATGTCTTTGAGCTCACGGGTGACTTCTGCCGCCTGCCCAAACGCCAGTGTAACCGCCATTACTGCTGGGAGAAGTTGCGGCGTGCTGAAGTGGACCTGGAGCGTGTGCGCGTG TGGTACAAGCTGGATGAGCTGTTTGAGCAGGAGCGAAATGTACGCACAGCCATGACTAACCGGGCAGGATTATTGGCCCTGATGCTGCACCAAACGATCCAACATGACCCGCTCACTACCGACCTGCGCTCCAGTGCTGACCGCTGA